From Gadus macrocephalus chromosome 16, ASM3116895v1:
AAGGACAAATGTGAGTTCTTCAAAGACTCAATTGAGTATTGTGGTCACATCATTGACAGACATGGACTCCACAAATCTCAGGACAAAATCGATGCTGTTCTGAGAGCACCAAAGCCGGAGAATGTGAGCCAGATGCGCTCATTCTTGGGCCTCATCAATTACTACCACAAATTTCTGCCAAACCTCTCCACTGTGTTGCACCCTCTACACGGTTTGCTACAATTGGGCAAGAAATGGAAGTGGTCCAAAGACTGTGAACGAGCGTTTAAGACTGCTAAACAGCTCATCACATCGGAGGAGGTCTTGACACACTTTGACCCCAGTCTCCCTCTGCGCCTTGCCTGCGATGCTTCCCCGTATGGTATCGGCGCTGTGCTCTCACACAGGATGCCTGATGGGACGGAGCGGCCCATCGCTTTTGCGTCAAGATCTCTAAACGCTGCAGAATGCAACTATGCCCAAATTGACAGAGAAGGCTTGAGTTTAGTATGGGGGGTGAAGAAGTTTAACCAATATCTACACGGAAAGCATTTCACATTGATCACGGACCATCAACCCCTTGTGTCGATATTTAACCCTCGAAAGTGTGTTCCAGCAATGGCAGCGGCACGCTTGCAACGATGGGCTCTGTTTCTAGGTGCTCACACCTACACCATTGAATTTAAAGGGACAAGACAGCACGGAAACGCGGATGGACTCTCACGCCTCCCACACGAGCCACACCCGGTGGGGAACATGACTGATCCAGCTGACGCGTTCCACTTGACTCAACTGGAGTCACTTCCGGTCACAAGAGCTCAGATACAAAAGGAAACCAACAGAGATCCCTCAGTATCCAAGGTATATGAGTTGACGTTGAATGGATGGCCAACTCATGGCTACCCCCTGCTACCTGAGTACTCCACCCATCGTGACCAGCTATCAGTGTGTCAAGGCTGTGTCATGTGGGGCTCACGTGTCATTGTACCACCCAAGCTGCGTTCAAGAGTGCTGGAGTCACTGCACGAAGGGCATCTCGGTGTAGTAAAGATGAAAAGCCTTGCTAGAAGCTACGTCTGGTGGCCTGGCATAGACAGCCAAATTGAAAACCTCGCTAAGACCTGCAGTGGGTGCCAGCAGATACAGCGCCAGCCCCAGACAGCACCCCTCCACTCATGGGAGTGGCCCACTACTCCATGGCAACGTATTCACATTGACTATGCAGGACCCTTTATGGATCGGATGTTCCTCATTGTGGTGGATGCCCACTCAAAGTGGCCCGAAGTATTCACAGTGAAACAGGCCACATCTGCTCAAACTGTGGACATGCTGCGAACACTCTTCTCACGCACAGGTTTGCCTCAACAACTGGTGAGTGACAATGCAAGCATATTCACTGGGGAGGAGTTCCAGAAGTTCATCAGGAAGAATGGTGTCAAGCACATTACCTCAGCTCCTCACCATCCTGCAACAAATGGATTAGCGGAGCGTTTTGTACAGTCTTTCAAACAGTCGATGAAAGCAAGTGGAAAGGAGGGAACGTTGTTACCACAAAAAGTGGCAAACTTCCTGCTGGCTTATCGAAACACAGCACACGCTACAACGGGACAGACACCAGCGATGCTGTTCATGGGCAGGAACCTGAGATCGCGTTTGGATTTGCTAAAGCCAGACATTCGCAAACATGTACTGGAAAAGCAGTGTACAAGTGGACAAACACGAAAACAACTGAGAACCTTCAGTGTGGGACACCAAGTGCTTGCCAGAGACTATAGAGGTAAAAACCAGAAATGGCAGCTGGGGGAGATTCTGTCACAGACCGGACCACTGACGTACACCGTGCGTGTAGGGCCTGACATGGTCTGGCGCAGGCATGTTGACCAGCTACTGGAGGCAACGGCTCGCAGTACCACGGCTAAGGAATCAATAACACGTTGTGACAACCCGCTCCCCACCCGGGGGAACCGCGGGGTAGTGGTCGACGGGGTCACCCACCAGTCGGCAGCAGAGCATACGTCGACGTCCGGCGTAATCACCGGGATGCAACGCACCCGGCCGGTGGAGGGGAGAGCCGGCTTAAAAGACGGTCACGGACGCACACCGGGGGAACGAGAAGGAACAGCAAGGGACGAGTCGAGAGGAGAGAGTCTCGCGGAGGCCACCATCGATAGTGTTTTGCTTTACCCTGTACCCTCCTTGAATAAACGCCGACTACGGCTTACCTTGGACCCTGAGTTTGGTACTTTCCGTGTGCGACTGAAACATCCGCAAACCGGGCTGCCACAACGTGAAGACTCGGAGGAGGCTGCTTCAACAGCACCAGAGGACTTTGATGATGACATTGAATCCACAGGGGCTGCTGAACGCCAACCAAGTTTGACTGGTTCTCCACCCAGGCGTTACCCTGAGAGAAATCGCAGAGCACCTCAGAGACTTGATTTGTAGTCATGACTGACTACCAcccctttgttgttgttgtaatcaAGTGATGTTTGTTTGAAGATTGATTAAGTGTCTTATTTCTGTTATAACTATAGTTATCTAAGACAGTACTTACCTTCTGATGTTTACAGGTTACGTCGAAGCTGGAAGGGAGGAATTGTTATGTATGTGGTATACCCACATAATGAAGGAACTACTTTTTGTTGTATGCGTTGCCTGTTCTATGTGTGCGCATTGATCTTTGTTCCCAGTTATGTAGATCCAGTAAAGATTACGTTGACTACAACTCCTGGTCTAGACATCCTTATTACGTTATAATTATGAAGTAAtacataacaaaaacacaatgagaaagacgtagaccgacaatctccccatcagCAGAACTAAAACACTCAACAtaccccgacttataatggttttcacctctttccatgcttttatcctccccttgggaaaaaagcggtgaagtggtgcagagagatcgccatgtctgtaccgcagttccaagtgcgggtggtgacgtatatcactCGCGTCGAGAGAAGCGATGAGCTGTTCACAAAgtggcctcacacaaaacctaacattatcaaacttctttgcGAAAAGTTTTCGtttcatgaaaaattatcatttaaatcctcaaacaacatatgtgtaatccagggcatgtaaagactgggaccagagaataattactttctcaccattgaaacccattcatattttttgatctcataggtcccgtgggctctaccggaaggggcgtgacttcgccactctatacaggAGTGAGTCCTGCATGAAGCTCCTCCCTCATGGCCGGTGGAGATACACTGCAGTACATCCTCCGACCAGGCTGTGGTCAGGCAGGGGGTCAAGGGACACACAGCTGATCTACATCCTCATCGGGCAGCGGTCGTGATATACCCACGACGTGGACACAATTCAATTTACCCTTCAGAGAACTACTTTACCTGGCTGGAGGCATCGGCTGGCTTGAGGTGGTCCAGGTGGGGTCTGACCAGGACCAGGTGGGGTCTGACCAGGTGGGGTCTGACCAGGTGGTCCAGGTGGGGTCTGTCCAGGTGGACCAGGTGGGTTCTGACCAGGACCAGGTGGGGTCTGACCAGGACCAGGTGGGGTCTGACCAGGACCAGGTGGGGTCTGACCAGGTGGACCAGGTGGGGTCTGACCAGGTGGACCAGGTGGGGTCTGACCAGGTCGACCAGGTGGGCTCTGTCCAGGTGGGCTCCAAGCAGCTGGGGGCCAGTGGAGCCTAGGTAGATTAGGACTGGAGGTCCACAACAGGTCAGTAACAGCATCTGGAGCGAAGACGCTATTACTTCCAAACTCACTATCCCTCTTTCCCCTTCATCATCAATAAATACCATCTTTAATATCACATACCTTGTGTTGAACTCTTTGAACTAAACCGTTTCTGACGAACGGTTTAAACTGAATCAGAACTGAAACATTTGGCTCATTCATTGAGCGtcacaagacgaaataacattaaaCAGATAGCACTTAttagcgttgctaactttatatttgtattgtatctaattgtttaatcgcatttagctagtaaactaagtgtattaacacaagctagttagactatgatacactttgaacactcagtttactagctagattgaatacaatacaaatataaagtaaaaacaagtgttatctggtttatgttatttcgtcttcggcaacatgagcgAGAATATTTTtggaaacctgcctggcaacggacaatcgcgTCGAACGATGACTTAATGTTTCGAACAGGgaacaattttcgcccccggtacaattttggtgtgacagcatCACTAAAAGAGCTACTTAAAAGTTATTTGATTCATAGGAAAGCTATTTGTTGATCGTTTTGCGGGTAGCTAGATAGTACTCTCACCTTTGCTTTGATTATGAAGATGTTCCTGTTTTTCACCTCCCATACGACAACGTTGTTAACCCACCcactcttgaaaaaaagtttgctATCCGAACTTTTGTAGGGTTTTATTTTTTAGCGTTATAAGGTGACGGATTCTCTATAAGATAAATGTAAATATCTCCAAACTCCCATTGGTCGAGACGTTGCCCACTTCAAAGCAACAAACACATCACAGGGGGCTGTATGGATCACAAGTTCCGAGTATGTTTATCTTTTCTTGATATCTAATTTGAACATTTATGGTGAATAGTTTATTGattgtagtaggcctataggAAATCTGCAAGGCTGCAATTCCCCTTGCTGGCCGCTGTTTGCCGCCATTTTGTCGGCGTTTGTTGCCCTCCAGGTAGCCATGGTAGTCATGTGACTGCAAAGTATAAATAGCTATCATAACCCATCATAAACCTCAAACCGCTAGCATAATGCCTAGtagggaataataataatgccctgcaccgaaatgaaaattcttggccgaaaccgaatactgaaacagttggccaaAGGCCAAAACCGAAtaaatttttcaccattgcataaatcaaacaattaaatgtcctttataaactttttttgtcttgcttttctatgcaaaaaatcaattacaaatttgatgcaaaatatttatttaatactgaacgttttctaacattccagcagacattatagcaaACATTTAAGAACAAtatacctttaaataaatgagtaaaaaaataaataaaaatgttcggcctttttactccttcggccgaaaccgaactTTATGTTTttggccattttcggccgaacatgttcggtggccgaatattcggtgcatccctaatgcCAAGTGCTAGGTACTCGAGATCCATTGTTGACGCTCTGTTGCTAGGCTACGTTGTTGCTGCGGGTACTTTGTATCGCTCATGTCACACGAAACGCAACTACTGTGAGGAGTTGCTGCATTGAGCAGATATAAAAACTACTGGAACCTTtatgacaaaaatgtaaaaaacattTATGTCAGTTCTAAACCTTAGATTTTCTAAACATCTTGCAAACGTGAATGATACAAAGTAGAGAGCATCGCACCCTCAaatcttgtagtgtggccagtcttccgacgagacaaggcccgatttcctggctctgtgatcgtgtgtgtatagtgtgacatgttaaatcATGTAAATTTTTTTGTTTAACCTGCTTCCCTCCAGAGGCGCTATAGCTCAATGAAAGATTAACAGACAGTTCTCACCCCTCGGCCATACGATCACTGAACAAACAGTAGACTGCCCGCATCCCACATCCGCTTCCCCccgtgaggagagagagagagagagagagagagagagagagagagagagagagagagagagagagagagagagagagagagagagagagagagagagagagagagagagagagagagggagagagacagagagagagagagagagagagagagagagaggagagagagagagagagacagagagacagagagagagagagagagagagagagagagagagagagagagagagagagagagagagagagagagagagagagagagagagagagagacagagagagagagacagagagacagagagacagagagacagagagacagtgaagtGTATGTATGGGAAGAGAGGGTGTCTTATTTATTACATAATTATGAAACTATTTTTTCTTCTAAGAACTGATCAGGAGTGGCACATTCCATTTCGTTGTGTTATACAATGCATTCaatgcaatgacaataaatcTTCTATGTTCATATTACAACATCGAATTACTGCTTTCAGTGCGGGATTTTTATTGTTTCGgttattcaagattcaagattcaaaaagctttattgtctagtatgttgccatactagaaaattgtcttttgactgaaggcttggaggtgtgtgtgcgtgtgtgtgtgtgtgtgtgtgtgtgtgtgtgtgtgtgtgtgtgtgtgtgtgtgtgtgtgtgtgtgtgtgtgtgtgtgtgtgtgtgttatttgtgtgagttctttgaggaatgagtgttctgtgtgtgtatagctatggggatgaatgatttttttgtagatagctttcctggccaaaggcattctgaatcttctgccagaaggaagtagatcaaaacaaggaaggagtgggtgggagggatctaagaggatggagttggtcttccttcccactgcctggatatacagatcctccagcgctttctggtgtattcctattagcttgcttgcttgcttagttaatcgattaagtctgcttttgcttgcgtttgtgaggaagccgtaccaggatgtaatgttgcaagtgatgatggattccaccagagattggtaggcagttgacaaaatgtctttactgacattgaaggtGTCTAGTTTCCTTCGTTTTATCGATCTGCCTAAATGAATAGCACAGTTAGCAATTAACTTTTTTTACATCCTTGGGTCTGCAATGTGTAAGATCTTATGAGATAGTATAAATTTAAGTTAGTTAATCAAatcattacatttatttgtgcTATAATccttattcatgttatttggGCCATGATTTGTAAATCCACAGTTCTAATTTTCTAAACAGTTGGCTGCCATTATGCGGGCACTATCGAAGGTTTCAGAGCCGTTATTTgtcagaattttttttaaataaagacaaCCTGAAACAATGATTATTCAGCTAAACTACGGAAACACTTCGGCTGTTTCTATCTGAGCCCCCTTCCTCTAATAAACAATCAAGGGGAACCAACGCGTCCAAAGGAACCGAGCTGTGGAGACACTCTGGTGGCGACGCGTCTCCGACACCCAGGACGCAcacccggaggcgcacacaaggACGCAGACCCAGAGGCGCACACCAGGCCGCACACCCGGACGCAAACAATGAAGTTATTGTAATCCTTCCTCTGTATGCCTTTATTTTGACCTGCTTGGGCAGACCGACCCAGCGAGGGAGACCGACCTCCTGGAAAGGCAGATCAGCGCGGCTCGGTTTGACTCGGCACGGCCAGAAGGCCCGTGAAATGGTCTAGAATAGACCCTTCTCTGAGTCCGACCTGGCCCCCTGGTCTAGAACACTGAGTCCGTCCTGGCAAATGGTCTATACCCGCCAccgagtcagagagagagagaagcgcaAGGAAAAGAGGACGGAATAAACGGGTTATAGAGCCTACATACCTGTTCATCCACACCAGCACCGCGACCACCATGGCGACGACCAGCCCCTGAAACCACCAGAGTCTTCGCTGCAAGGCCGCTCTCATTTCGGGACGGGGAGCAGCGTCACGGAGGAACCCCGCGGAGAGACCCACCTGCTGAGAGTCTGACCGCACGTCGGGCTGAGAGGCGTGACCAGAGATGAGAGGACTCGAGAGATTACCCCCAGCAAGTAGGTGGAGTTTAGGTttagttagagatggttagtttaggtattaggttagagatggttcgTTTAGGTatgaggttagagatggttagtgtcTGGGAGCGGACCTCCCCCCACCTACAGTGAGGACCAgtgtctctgtccctccgtcAAAACATCCCTACGTGTTTAGGGGATTCAACACTCACCCTTTGAGTTTCACACCCTTTGAAACCATCCGTAAAAGACACACAGAGTGACGTCTGGGTGGTCTGGCAAATGATAGGGGTGCCACGAGCTCTCGTGGGCCGTTTGAGCCAgctggccaatcagagagcGGCATGATTGCAAGGGCGCAACTTTGGGTCTACCATTGGGGGGGTTAATCTCGcggcatatttatttatttatttgtttatttatttattgaatcaTTTTCTTGTGTAAAAGGTAACATGCAAATTTGCCGTTCTTGTATTAGAAATACATTGCAATACTTTTACTGATTTTGGCTACTTTTGGACTATTTATGCCATAATGACACAGTAGTTAAATTCAGTGTTTAAGCACTAGCCAACAGTGGTGaccaggggtggactgggacagaaattcagccctggcattttctgtccagACCGGCCCACTACATTATCAGCACTAGGGGTGGGGCGAGACAAACGGGAAGAACCCTGTATGtatttgattaaaacaatttaatcacGAACATACATCTGAATAATAGTACAGCACTGTACGTagcagttgttgcttttttttgtttttgtttttcaagtttgtggctcttgtgctgctgacaagaaaggtg
This genomic window contains:
- the LOC132474689 gene encoding basic proline-rich protein-like → MRAALQRRLWWFQGLVVAMVVAVLVWMNSPNLPRLHWPPAAWSPPGQSPPGRPGQTPPGPPGQTPPGPPGQTPPGPGQTPPGPGQTPPGPGQNPPGPPGQTPPGPPGQTPPGQTPPGPGQTPPGPPQASRCLQPDAGREKAPLVAVSGTNTLLISAYLDLRGRPEASQRQILQNTTLKYCSTTL
- the LOC132474059 gene encoding uncharacterized protein K02A2.6-like translates to MAAARLQRWALFLGAHTYTIEFKGTRQHGNADGLSRLPHEPHPVGNMTDPADAFHLTQLESLPVTRAQIQKETNRDPSVSKVYELTLNGWPTHGYPLLPEYSTHRDQLSVCQGCVMWGSRVIVPPKLRSRVLESLHEGHLGVVKMKSLARSYVWWPGIDSQIENLAKTCSGCQQIQRQPQTAPLHSWEWPTTPWQRIHIDYAGPFMDRMFLIVVDAHSKWPEVFTVKQATSAQTVDMLRTLFSRTGLPQQLVSDNASIFTGEEFQKFIRKNGVKHITSAPHHPATNGLAERFVQSFKQSMKAIM